The Zymobacter palmae DNA window TCCATGAACGCCTCCATTAGCGCGATGCGGCCAGAAACTGCTGCAATTCTGGTGTCTGTGGGTTATTCATTACCTCTTTAGCCGGCCCCTGCTCGTGGATGCGCCCTTGATGCATGAAGACCACCCGATCGCCCACTTCACGGGCAAAGCGCATTTCATGCGTTACCAGAATCAACGTCATGCCCTTTTGCGCCAGCGACTCCATGATATGCAGCACTTCAGTGACGGCCTCGGGATCAAGTGCTGAAGTCACCTCATCACACAGCAGCACCTTAGGCGACATCGCCAGCGCCCGGGCAATCGCCACGCGCTGCTGCTGGCCACCCGACAGCAGGCCCGGCCAAGTATCGAACTTCTCACTCAGACCAACCGATGCCAGCAATTGCCGCGCCAGTGGCTCGGTTTCCTGACGAGAGCGCCCTTGTACTACTTCCGGCGCCAGCATCACGTTCTCCCCAACGGTGTAGTGAGGAAACAGGTTGAAACTCTGAAAGATCATGCCCACGTTTTCGCTGAGCTGGCGTGGCGTCATACGCTCTGCATCAAGGCGCTGACCGTTCACTTCGATATTGCCACTGTCGTGTAACTCCAGCTGGTTCAGGCAGCGCAGCAACGTGCTCTTGCCCGACCCACTGCGCCCGATGATCGACACCACCTCACCTTCCTCGATGCGCAGATCGACCCCTTTAAGGACTTCGTTTTCTCCATAAGCCTTGTATAAGGCATCAACGCGAACCATTAACATCGAGGCGCTCCTCTAGGTGACGTGCATAGCGCGAAAGCGGATAGCAGAGGCAGAAATAACCAAGCGCCAGCAGCCCGAACAGGGTCAGCGGCTGCAGCGTGGCGTTGTTGATGATGGACGCAATACGGGTCATTTCAGCCACGCCGATGGCAGACGCCAGCGCCGTATTCTTGATGACCTGAACGGCCAGCCCTACGGTCGGGGCAATTGCATGACGAAACGCTTGGCGCACGATGATGTAGCGCACCGTTTGTGCGCGCGTCATGCCAAGAACGCGTGCCGCGTGCCACTGCCCTTTAGAAATGGCGCGAAACGCCGCCCACCAGATATCCGCTAGAAAGGCCCCAGTGAACAGCGTCAACCCCACCGACGCCGCCACCAGCGGCGACAGATTGATCTGCCAAACAGACAGACCGAAAAAAATCAGGAACAGCTGCATCAGCAGTGGCGTCCCTTGGAAGAACGCGATATAGCCTGAGATCAGCCGATTTACCCAGCGCATGCCGCTCAGCCTTCCCCACACGCACAGCACCGTTACGGCGCCACCGCCGACAAAGGCAAT harbors:
- a CDS encoding amino acid ABC transporter ATP-binding protein — translated: MLMVRVDALYKAYGENEVLKGVDLRIEEGEVVSIIGRSGSGKSTLLRCLNQLELHDSGNIEVNGQRLDAERMTPRQLSENVGMIFQSFNLFPHYTVGENVMLAPEVVQGRSRQETEPLARQLLASVGLSEKFDTWPGLLSGGQQQRVAIARALAMSPKVLLCDEVTSALDPEAVTEVLHIMESLAQKGMTLILVTHEMRFAREVGDRVVFMHQGRIHEQGPAKEVMNNPQTPELQQFLAASR
- a CDS encoding amino acid ABC transporter permease, giving the protein MATFTLWDIVRDLLMGLRWTVLLSLIAFVGGGAVTVLCVWGRLSGMRWVNRLISGYIAFFQGTPLLMQLFLIFFGLSVWQINLSPLVAASVGLTLFTGAFLADIWWAAFRAISKGQWHAARVLGMTRAQTVRYIIVRQAFRHAIAPTVGLAVQVIKNTALASAIGVAEMTRIASIINNATLQPLTLFGLLALGYFCLCYPLSRYARHLEERLDVNGSR